The sequence GACACGCTTGCCCCGGCTTCGTCCGACGCCAGTTTTCGCCGCTATTTCCGGCTCGCCGGTAAGGCGGCGGAAGGCGAAAGCACCGGCACCCTGATCGCCGTCGATGCCCCGCCGCCCGAAAAGTGCCGCGAATTTGTGCAAATCGCACAATTGCTCGAGGCCGCCAACGTGCATGTGCCGCGCGTGCTGGAGGTCGACTTCGACGCCGGCTTCATGCTCGTCACCGATCTGGGCACCGATTCGTACCTCGGCGCGCTGACCGAGGCGCAAAGCGGCGATGACCCGCCCCGCGCCCGCTCGCTGATGCGCGACGCGCTCGATGCGCTGATCCGCTGGCAGCTCACGTCGCGCGAAGGCGTGCTGCCACCGTTCGACGAAGCCTTCCTGCGCCGCGAGATGGAATTGATGCCCGAGTGGTTCCTCGGCCGCCATCTGAGCCGTGAGGTCGACGAAAAGACCCGCGGGGTGCTCGATCGCACCTTCGCGCTGTTGATCGCCAGCGCCCGGGCGCAGCCGCAGGTCTTCATGCTACGCGATTTCATGCCGCGCAATCTGATGATCGCGGCCGAGCCCAATCCCGTGAATCCCGGCGTGCTGGACTTCCAGGACGCGGTGTACGGCCCGATCACCTACGACGTCGCGTCGTTGCTGCGCGATGCTTTCCTCAGCTGGGACGAAGAATTTGAGCTGGATTGCTTCGTGTACTACTGGGAGCGCGCGAAAAAAGCCGGCCTGCCCGTCGATCCGGATTTCGGCGAGTTCTACCGCCAGGTCGAGTGGATGGGACTGCAACGGCACATCAAGGTGTTGGGCCTGTTCTGCCGGATCAACTACCGCGACAGCAAACCGCATTACATGAAGGATCTGCCGCGTTTCATCGGCTATGCCCGCAAGGTCGCTGAGCGCTATGCGCCGCTGCGTCCGTTCGCGAAGCTGCTCGACGATCTCGAAGGCCGCGCTAATGAAGTCGGCTACACGTTCTGACCGATGACGATGTCCCTGAAGAAAGCGATGATTTTCGCCGCCGGGCGCGGCGAACGCATGCGTCCGTTGACCGACGCGTGCCCGAAGCCTTTGCTCGAAGTGGGCGGCAAACCGCTGATCGTTTGGCAGATCGAGCGCCTCGCGCGCGCCGGTTTTCAAACCATTGTGATCAACCATGCGTGGCTTGGCGAGCGGATCGAAGCCGCGCTCGGCGACGGTTCGCGCTGGGGCGTGCAACTGCGCTACTCGGCCGAACATGAAGCGCTGGAGACGGCAGGCGGGATCGTGCAGGCGTTGCCGCTGTTGGAAGATGAGGGCAGGAGCGAGGTATTCGTCGCAGTCAGTGGTGACGTCTACGCGGATTTCGACTACGCGACGCTGAATACGCGCGCCGAAGCGCTGAAGGCGCTAACCGGGCCCGGCATGCATCTGGTGATGGTGCCGAACCCGGCGTTTCATCCGAACGGCGACTTCGGGTTGCGCGACGGAACGCTCTCGCTCGATGCGCAACCGCGCTTCACGTTCGGCAACATCGGACTCTACGACACACGCATGTTTCGCGATCTGCCGCGCGGCACGCGGCGCGCGCTGACGCCTTACTATCGCGAGACGATTGCAAGCGGCCTCGCGAGCGGCGAATTGTATGAAGGCTTGTGGGAAAACGTCGGCACGCCTGCGCAGCTGCAGGCTTTGGATCAGCGTTTGCGCGCACGCTGAGTACAAGAAGGCGTTGAGCGGCACCGTGCGATAACGCGCCGCTCAACGTGCTACGACCAAGGCCAGAGGTCTGGCGCCGAATGCTAAGCGCTCAGCGCCGAGCACACGCTTGACGCGCCATCGAGCAAGCAAACGCGGCGCACCTCACTGCCGCTTGCTTAACGTCCGCCATCCCCCGCCCCTACCGTTTCAGCCGACTCCGACGCCTCTGCGGCACGTTGCTGCTGCAACGCCCACATCTGCGCGAAGAGGCCGTTGGCGCGCAGCAACTCGGCGTGCGTCCCACGCTCGACGATGCGTCCCTTGTCCATCACGATGATCTGCTGCGCGTGCACTACCGTCGACAGCCGGTGCGCGATGATCAGCGTCGTACGCTCGCGGGCGATCTGATCGAGTTCATGCTGGATCGCGCGCTCCGAACGCGAATCGAGCGCCGACGTGGCCTCGTCGAACAGCAGAATCGGCGGATTCTTGAGGATGGTCCGCGCGATCGCGACGCGCTGCTTTTCACCGCCCGACAACTTCAGGCCACGCTCGCCGACCGGCGTCTCGTACCCCTTCGGCAGCCCTTCGATGAAGTCGTGAATATGCGCCGCGCGCGCCGCCGCGATCACTTCCTCACGCGTGGCCGACGGACGGCCATAAGCGATGTTGTAGTAGATCGAATCGTTGAACAGCACCGTATCCTGCGGCACGATGCCGATCGAAGCACGCAGCGAATCCTGCGTGACGTCGCGAATATCCTGCCCGTCGATGGTGATCGCACCGCCCGTCGCGCGATCCAGATCATAGAAGCGGAACATCAGCCGCGCGAGCGTCGATTTGCCCGAGCCGCTATGCCCGACCACCGCCGTGGTGCTGCCCGCCGGAATCGTGAAGCTCACGTCGTGCAGAATCTGCCGCGCCGGCTCATACGAGAAGTTCACATGCTCGAAGCGCACCTGCGCACCGCTCACCTGCAACTCGGGCGCGTCCGGCACATCGGGCACCTCCTGGGCCGCGCCAAGCAGCGTGAACATGCGGTCCATATCGGTGAGGCTCTGTTTCAGTTCCCGATACACGACGCCGAGAAAATTCAGCGGAATATAGAGCTGCAACATGAAGGTGTTGATCAACACCAGATCGCCGAGCGTGAGGCGCCCGGCCATCACGCCTTCGGTCGCGCGCCACAGAATGAACACGAGCCCCGTGCCGATGATCGCCTGCTGCCCGAAGTTCAGCGCCGACAGCGAACGCTGCGATTTGATCGCGGCTGTGCGATAGCGTTTGAGATTTTCGTCGTAACGCTGCGCTTCCCACTCTTCGTTGCCGAAGTACTTCACGGTCTCGTAGTTGAGCAACGAATCGATCGCGCGCGAATTCGCCTTTGAATCGAGGTCGTTCATCGTGCGGCGAAAATGCGTGCGCCATTCCGTGACTTTTACGGTGAACACGATGTAAGCGGCGAGCGCAATGAACGTGACGATCGCGTAATACGCCTCGTATTTGACGACAAAAAATCCCAGTACGAGACTGACTTCGACCAGTGTCGGCAGGATGCTGTACAGCGAATACGAAATCAGTTGCGTGATGCCGCGCGTGCCGCGTTCGATATCGCGCGACATGCCGCCCGTCTGCCGATCGAGATGAAACCGCAACGACAGTGCATGCAAATGGCGAAACACTTTCAGCGCGAGCTGCCGCACCGCACTTTCAGTCACCTTCGCAAACAGAATTTCGCGCAGCTCGGTGAAAAGCGAGGTGGACAGCCGCACCACGGCATAGGCGACCACCATCAGACCGACGCCGCCCAGCAGCACGATGCCAGGGGAGTCGTGCGCACGGCCGAGCGCGGTGAGATGCTTCACCGACGAGAGGCCGTCGATGATCCGCTTCATCACGATCGGCACGCCGAGATTGGCGACCTTCGCGCCGATCAGGCAGCTCAGCGCAAAGCCGACGCGCCATTTATAGGTGGCGAGATAGGGCAGCAGGGACAGGATCGTTTGCCAGTCGTTGCGCGGCTGGGTCGAGATCGGGGAAGGTTCGGACGAGGGCGTACGGCGCATGGGATCGGCTGGGGAGAGTATGGAAGCGACGGAGTTCGCAGCGGCGCGCCGACCGGCAGCGCGCAAACTCCACGCCCTGCTCCATGTCGCGCGACCCGGCTGGGCGCTTTCCCGTACAATTCCTGATCTTTCTATTGTCGCAGAAGCTGGCTGGCGCCGCTTTTCATGGGCCGTCCGGCTGTCGGTTGCACGTGGGCCATGCGGCTGTGCTGTACCGCTGCGTTGCACCGCTATGTCGTGCAGTTGTCGTGAAATCCCCCGCCTGCCTGTCGAGCCGACCAAGCCATTACGAATTTCAAGGGTGCCCCGATGACCGATCTCCTTCAACTCCCGCAAAAGTCTTGCGCGCTGCGCGTCGTGCCGCAACCGTCGGACGCGAACGTCCACGGCGACGTGTTCGGCGGCTGGATCATGGCGCAAGTGGATATCGCCGGCTCGATTCCGGCCAGCCGCCGTGCCAACGGGCGGGTGGCGACCATCGCAGTCAATTCGTTCGTCTTCAAGCAACCGGTGTTCGTCGGCGATCTGCTGAGCTTCTACGCGGATATCGTCAAGACGGGCAACACCTCGGTGACGGTGGAAGTCGAGGTCTACGCGCAGCGCATGAGCCTGACCGAAGACGTGGTGAAGGTGACCGAGGCGACCCTGACCTACGTCGCAACCGACAGCGACCGGCGCCCACGCGCGCTGCCGGTGCTGGATTGAGCAGCGGACATTGAACGAAAACGAGGCGCCTGAGCGCCTCGTCTATCTTCATACCTTGTGCTTGTGCCGGGTTGCGTTTGCAAGGTTGCGTTTGTCAGGCTGCATTTGCCAAGCTCCCCCAGCGCAAGCACGACCGGGGGCCGGCAACCTCCATCCGGCCCGCAGCCCCGCTTACTGGCTCGCCGCCGCGCCCGCCGCCGCCTTCTTCTGCGCGTTCTGGAGATCCGTCGGATAGTTCGGATCGTTGCGCGACGGGTTATACCCGTTGCTTTCCAGTTGCTTCAACTCGGCATTCTTCTTCGCCCGCGCCTGCTTGCGGGCAGCCTTGCGTTGCGCCTTGGCGGCAGCCTTGGATGCGGCCGCCGGATTGGCCGCAGTGGCGGCAGTGGCTTGATCGCCCGCCTGAGCACTACCGCCGCTTTGCGCGAACGCCGGTGCAACCGAAGCCGCGCTCAGTACAACCGATGTCAGCAGGACTGCCCATTTCTTTGCAGGTGAAGACGTCATTGTTCTCTCCAGTCGTATTGGAAGATATTCGACGGCGAAACGCCCATAACAGAGTGCGAGCAGCGAAAAGCGGGCGCAACGCCACGTGAATCGATGCTTCATGGTTCCCGGTAAAGTCTGAGATGGGAATCCCGAATATATACGACTGACACTCGCGCGCAAACCGGTAATCCCCCGCGAACGGCGACCCGCGCGCGCCACTCGACACAGAATCTCACCCGCCGCTACGCAAATAGGCGTCGACCTGCGCGTCGATCCATTGTGCGAAATGCGCCTGTTTCGCGTTCAGGATCTCGCGTTGCTGCCACACCAGCCAGTACGGATAGCGATACGGCACGCGAATGTCCGTGATCTGCACCAAGTCGCCTCGCGCCAGCGCGTGCGCGACGAGGCTGCGCCGTTCGAGCGCGACACCCTGCCCGAGCAGCACCGCGCTGATCACGATATTCGAATCGTTCGCCGACAGCACCAGCGCTTCAGCGGCCGGCTCGGCGACCTGCGCCGCCTGGCACCAGTCGCTCCATGGCGCATCGGGGCTCGAGATCAGCGGACACGCGAGCACGTCCTCGGCCGTGCGCGGAAAACGGCCATTTGGCCCAAGCGAGAAATGCGGCGCCGCAACCACGAGCATGTCGTCGTCGAATAGTTTCTGTTGCGCGACGTCGGGCCAATGTCCCTGCCCCATGCGAATACCAATGTCACTCGTGCCCTGGCGAAAATCCTCGATCTGCAGATTCGTCAGGAGGCGGACGCGATAGTACGGATGCGCCTCACGGAAGCTCGCGAGGCGCGGCACGAGCCAATGCTGCGCGAACGACGGCACGGTCGCGATCACCAGTTCGCTTTCGTGCGGGCGCGCCTGCGCGCGGCGCGTCGCCTGCGTGATGTCGCGCAACGCCGAGCGTATTTCGAGCGCGTAGAGCCGGCCGTCGTCGGTGAGCCGCAGGCCGCGCGCTTCACGCACGAACAGCGCGACGCCCATCGACTCTTCCAGCACCTTGATCTGCTGACTGACCGCCGAATGCGTGACGTGCAACTCCCGCGCGGCCGGCGTGACACCGCCGAGCCGGGCGACGGCTTCGAAGCAGCGCAGTGCCGTAAGCGGTGGAATGGGCTTCATGTAAGAAATTCTGACGTAAATCGTCGATTAATGTTGCTTTTTTTGATGTGACGAGACGATTAGGCTATTGCTTTGCTGCTCTGCAAGCACCGTCTGACAGGCGAACAGCCGCACGCTCGCCGCCCTGACAAGCCATATAGATCTTCTAACGGGAATGAGATGAAACTGATCGGAATGCTGGATTCGCCCTACGTGCGCCGGGTCGCTATCTGCCTGAAGATGCTGAAGCTCGACTTCGAACACCAGTCGATTTCCGTGTTCAGCACGTATGACGCGTTCGCGAAGATCAACCCGGTCGTGAAAGCGCCGACCCTGATCCTCGACAACGGCCAGAGCGTGATGGATTCGACCGTGATCCTGCAGTACGTCGCCACGCTCGCCGCGCCAGATCAACGGATCTTCCCGTCACAACCGGATCACTGCCTGCGCGCCGCACGTCTCACGGGCCTCGCGCTGGCCGCTTGTGAGAAGACTGTTCAGATCGTCTACGAACGCAACCTGCGTCCGGCGGATAAACAGCATGAGCCGTGGGTCGATCGTGTGACCGAGCAATTGCACGCCGCTTACCGCGAACTCGAAGCGGAACTCGCGTCCGCCCCGCTGCCGGTTGAACCGAACCATTTCGGCGCAGTGGACGTCACTGTGGCCGTCGCGTGGAATTTCACGCAGATGTTCGTGCCGGAGATCGTCGCCAAGGCGGCACATCCGAAGCTCCAGGCGTTTTCCGAGGCGGCCGAGCGATTGCCGGTATTCGTCGACACGCCTGCCGTCTGAAATACGCGGCAGGTCGAATACGGCCGCGTCGAGGAAGCCGGGTCGTCGTTCCGTTGTGGGACGGCCGATGCGACGCTGACCAGAAGCGTGCATGACTCGCTGAACGGCTACGCGGTGCATCGCGTTCTGTTCGAACAGCGGCACCAACCCGGCAAACAGCACCTCAACCGCCAATGCGCTTTCATTGGCTGCCGCAGGATCCGAGGCGCGCGGCGGTTGTTTTGTCCACCCCGCCCGTACCTCTGCCGCGGAGCGCATTGACGCCGATACACAGCAGCGTGCCGATCAACAGCGCGGCGGGGACCCACGGCAACGCGAACGCGCCAAATCGGTCGATCGCAATGCCACCCAACGCTCCGCCGCCCGCGATCGCGAGATTCCAGACCGTGACGATCATCGATTGCGCGACATCGGCACCCTCGCCCGCAGCACGCGCCGACGCGGTTTGAAACAGCGTGGCGGCGCCGCCGAACGCGAGCCCCCACACGCCCACGCTGAGATAGACGGCGGCCGGCAGATCGCTCGCCAGACCGAGCATCACGGTCGCCACGCCAAACATCGCGACGCTGACGAGCATCAACCGGCGCAGGTGGCGGTCCACCAGCACGCCGACGATCGCGATGCTCACAAGCGCCATCGCACCGAACACGAACAGCACCACATCCACGCGCTGCTGCAAATGCGCGAGTGCAAGGAACGGCGAGATGTAGGTGTAAAGGATGGTGTGCGCGAGCACGTAAGCGAACATCACGGCAAGCACCGGCTTGAGGCCTGGCGAAGCGAGCACGCCGCTCAATGTCGTGCGCCGCCCGGCCGGCTGACCGGCGAAATCAGGCACCTGCCAGCGCACCCAGCCAAGCAGCACGACCGTCAGCACGCTCATCGCGCCGAACGTATAACGCCAGCCCATCGACGCACCCACCAGCGCCCCGAGCGGAATACCGAGCGACAATGCGACCGGCACGCCTGTCATCGCCACCGCGATCGCCCGGCCTTGCAGATGCGCGGGCGCCATGCGCGCCGCGTAGCCGGAGAGCAGCGCCCACACCAGACCAGCCGAAACGCCGGCAAAAAACCGCGCGACCAACGTGAGCGTGTAGTTCGTCGACAACGTCGTGACTGTATTGACGACGACAAAACCGGCGATCGCCACCAGCAGCAGCGGACGACGGCGCCAGCCGCGCGTCGCGATCGCCAGCGGAATCGCCGCGAGCAACGACCCCGCGGCATACACGGTCACGAGCTGCCCGATCAGTGCCGCCGACACCCCCAGGTCGCTGCTCATTTCGCGCAGCAGGCCCGCGGGCAATGCCTCGGTCAGGATCGTGATAAAACCGGCCGTGGCGAGCGCAAGCAAACCTGACAGCGGCAAACGACCGGCAGACTGTGTCGATTGCACCGGACGCATCGTGACGCCGGATTGATTCATGTCGAGTTCGCTCATGACCGGCTTGCCTCATGAACCGTGGGCGCGGTCACGCCGTACACCGCATCGCGCAACGCGTTGACGAACGCTCCCGACATCCCTTCGTACAACGTGTTGGTGAGCGCGACGACGCTCAAACCGCGACTGCGGTCGACGAACCATGAATGGCCGTACGCGCCACCCCAGCGCCAGGTGCCGGGTGACTCCGGCGAATCGGCGGCGAGCGGATCGCGCAGCACTGAAAAGCCCAGGCCGAAGCCGTAGCCCGGCTTATCGGGCGGTCCCATCTCGCCCGTCTGGTTGCGGCCCATTTCGTCGACCCACGCGCGCGGCAGCAACGCGCCGCCGCCGTCGCGCAGCGTGTCGAGCAAACGCAGCACGTCGTCCGCGCAACCCACCATGCCCGCGCCGCCCGAGGCAAACGCGTAGCGGTCCAACGCGCGCGCCGGTTCGAAGTCGATGCCGATCGCACCTTCGAACGGCGTCACGCCTTCCTTGTCGCGCAGGCGATGCGGTTGCGGCATGTCGCTCACGTAGGGCGTCGCGAGGCGCTGCTCGTCGAGGGTGTGAAAGCCGGTGTCGTTCATCGCGAGCGGAGCGGTGACGAGTTCGCGTACGGCATCGTCCAGCGGCACCTGCGCCACGCGTTCGATCAACGCGCCCAGCACGTCGATCGACAGCGAGTAAGTCCACGAGGTGCCCGGCGCGAACATCAACGGCACGCTGGCAATCCGGCGCACGTTCTCGGCGAGCGTGATGCCCGCGCGATCCATGCCATCGGAGACGCCTGCTCGGGCATAAGGACCCTGTTCGTCGGTTTCGAGAAAGCGGTAGCCAAGGCCTGCGGTATGCGTCAGCAAGTGCCGCACGGTGAGGCGCGCGGCCGCGCCATCCGGTCCGCGCGGCGTGAATTCAGGCAGATAACGCTCGACTGCGTCGTCGAGTCCGAGACGCTGCTGGCTGACCAGCACCATCGCGGCCGTCGACACGATCGGCTTCGAAATCGACGCGAGCCGAAACAACGTGTCTTCGCGCATCGGCTGCTCGCGCTCGCGATCGGCAAAGCCCGCCGCGCGACGGTACACGGGCTCACCGTGCTGGGCGATCAGCACCACGCCGCCGACGAGGCGCCGCGAAGCCAACGCGGCGTCGATCACCGCATCGACGCGCGCTGGGAGCGGCGCGGTGTGAGGCAAAGAACGGGAGGAGTTGGACGGTTCGTGCAGATCGGACATGGCAGTTCCAATGAAAAGGCGTGCCGCCATCATACGAACCCGGCATCCGAAGAAAAACTGGGATAGAGTTCCTCAGTCTGCGGACATCCATGTCCGGAATCGGAGGCGACGGTGGAAAGTCTGAGCGGGTTCCTGGTGTTCGTGCAGGTGGCCGAAACACGCAGCTTCGTCACGGCCGGGCGGCTGCTCGGCGTGTCGGCGTCGGCGGTCGGCAAGCGCATCGCACGCCTCGAAGAACGGCTCGGCGTGCGGCTCTTTCATCGCAGCACGCGCAGCATCACGCTCACCACCGACGGCGTGCAATTCCTCGAACGCAGCCGGCGCATCCTTGCCGAAATCGAAGCGGCGGAGCTGGAGATGTCACAAAGTGCCGGCTCGCCGCGCGGCCGCTTGCGCGTGAGCCTGCCACTGGTTGGTTCGTTAGTGCTACCGGTGCTCGCCGATTTCATGCTGGCGTATCCGGAGATCGAACTGGATCTGGACTTCAGCGACCGTGTGGTCGATGTGATCGACGAAGGTTTCGATGTCGTCGTGCGCACCGGCGCGCTGGCGGATTCACGCCTCGCCGCGCGGCAAATCGGCTCATTCGGCGTGGTGCTGGTCGGCGCGCCGGCTTACTTCACCCGGCGGGGCATACCGCAAACGCCCGCCGATCTCGCGAACCATGTGTGTCTGCACTACCGTTATCCGACGAGCGGCAAGCTGGAGATCTGGCCGTTGCGGTGCGAGGCTGGCGAGCGCGAACTTACGCCCCCGATTTCGATGGTGTGCAACAACATTGAGACGCGCGCGTGCTTCGCCATGCGCGGTCTGGGAATCGCCTGCATGCCGGATTTTTCGGTACGGCAGGCGCTGAAGGACGGTTTGCTGTGCACGGTGCTCGACGATTACGTCGAGCGGGTGATCGACATCAGCATCGTCTGGCCGGCCGGACGTAGCGTGCCGCCGAGGCTGCGGGTGTTTATCGATTTCATGGCCGCGCGGCTTCTGGCGAACGACGAGCCGGACGCGCCACAGCGCCTTGCAAGCGTCGTCTAGCCTTCCCGCGAACTACACCGTCACCGCTTCCCGCCCCACCCCGCCCTGTAGCAACGCTGAAATCGCATCCGTCGACAACGGCTTCGCGAAGTAGAAACCCTGCATCTCGTCGCACGCACGTTCTTTCAGAAAGTCGAGTTGCGCCGACGTCTCCACGCCTTCAGCGATCACCTGCAATTTCAGCGAGTGCGCGAGCGCGATGATCGCCGAGGTGATCGTTTCATCGTCGCCCGACACGCCGATATCCGACACGAACGAGCGGTCGATCTTCAGGCGGTCCACCGGGAAGCGCTTCAGATAGCTCAGGCTCGAATAGCCGGTGCCGAAGTCGTCGATGGCGAGGCCAATGCCCAGCGCGTGCAGTTCGTTGAGCATCGACACCGCCTCTTCGGCATTGCGCATGATGGTGCTTTCGGTCAGTTCGAGCTCGAGATACTGCGGCTCGAGACCTGTCTCGGCCAGCACCTGCATGACGAGCTTCGCGATATCGCGCTGCTGGAACACCCGCGCCGACAGATTCACCGACACCCGCGCCGGCGGCAAACCTTCGTCCTGCCACGCCTTGTTCTGGCGGCACGCCTCGCGCAACACCCATTCCGACAGCGGCCCAATCAGGCCGCTCTCTTCGGCGACTGGAATGAACAACGACGGCAGCACTAATCCGACTTCCGGATCGTGCCAACGCACCAGCGCCTCGGTGCCGACGATCTGCCCGCTCACGATATCCACCTGCGGCTGGTAGTGCAGCAGGAACTCGTTGTCGCGCAAGGCACGGCGCAAACGCCGTTCGAGATTCAGACGCGCGCCCGCGCTCGCATTCATCTCCGGCTGGTAGAACTGGAACGTATTACGGCCCATGTCCTTCGCGCGATACATGGCGAGGTCGGCTTTTTTCATCAGCGTTTCCGCGTCTTCGCCGTCCTGCGGGAAGAGGCTCGCGCCCATGCTGCAGCCGACATACAACTCGGTGCCGTCGAGCCATACCGGCTCTGAAATCGACGCGCGCACCCGCTCCATCCATGCGATCAGCGACTGCTCGTCGACGGTATCGGTCATCACGATCACGAACTCGTCACCGCCGTGCCGCGCGACTGTGTCGCTGGTTCGTGTGCAACGTGCGAGCCGCTCAGCCACCACGCTCAGCAAACGGTCGCCGACGCTATGGCCGAGGCTGTCGTTGACGTTCTTGAAGCCGTCCAGATCGATGAACACGACCGCGACGCCCTTGTGGTGCCGCTGCGCGACGATCAACGCATGCTGCAAGCGATCGCGCAGCAGGTTGCGATTGGGCAGCCGCGTGAGACTGTCATAGTTGGCCTGATATTCGAGCTGCTCCTGATAGCGGATCAGATCTGTCACGTCATTGATCACGCCGATGTGATGCGTGATCACGCCCTCCGCGTTCGGTACCGGTGCGATGAACAGCTGATTCCAGAACAACGCGCCGTCCTTGCGATAGTTGCGCACCACGGCGCTGACCTCACGGTTCGCGGCAAGCGACTGGCGGATCAACGCGACGCCTTCCTGGTCGCGGTCGTCACGCTGCAGCACGCGGCAATCGTGGCCGATCACTTCGGCGGGATCGTAACCGGTGATACGCATGAACGCGGGGTTCACGTATTCGATCAGATTGCCCGTCGGCGACGGCGCGGTAATCAGAATCGCGTTGACGCTGGCATCGAGCGCGCGGCTTTGCAGACGCAAAGCCAGATCGGAGCGCTTGCGCTCGGTGATGTCCGTGTAGGAACCGAGCACGCCGAGCACGCGGCCGTCGCTGTCAGTGAACGGCAGCTTGCTCGTGACCGTGGTGCGGTGCACGCCGTCGATCACCAGGTCGACCTCGAAATTCATTTTCGGCACGCCGGTGGTCACCACCTCTTTATCGTGCTCGTTCAGCAGGCCGGCGAAGGCGCGCCACGGCATATCGCTGTCGCTCTTGCCGACTACCTGCTCAGGGTAAGAAAGCCCCGCATCGCGCGCGAACGCCATGTTGCAGCCGAGATAGCGCGACTCCTGATCTTTCCAGAAAATGCGCTGCGGGATGTTGTCCATCACCGTTTCAAGCATCTGGTTCGAACGCTGCGCCTCGGCTTCGGCGTTGATCTGATCGGTGACGTCGTCGGCCAGTACAAAGAAGGCGGCACGACCCATGAAGTTGAGCGCGTGATACGAAATGTCGGCGCTGATCGTTGAACCGTCCTTGCGGCGGTGATGCCAGACGCCCGCCATCGTGCGGCCATGTTGCAGGACGTCGCTGCGCTGCAGGTGCGATTCGAGGCGCGAGATTTCGGCATTCGGCCGGATCGCGCGAATCGTCATGTCGAGAAATTCGCTTTCCGAGTAGCCGTATTGCTGGATCGCCGCCGCGTTGACGGCGAGAAAGCGCAGCGTCTCGCGCTCGAAGATGTACATCGGCACCGGATGGTCGTCGAACAGGTTGCGAAACCGCTCGTCGTTGCGGCCGAGCGCGCGGACGGTGCGCAGCTTCTCGCGCGCGCTGCTTTCGCGGGCGCCGAACGTGAAGATCAGAAGCGTGCTGCCGGCCAGCATCGTCACGATCAGCAGGAACATGGCGCGCTGGGTTTCGCTCGCGGACGCCGCAAGCGACGCCTGCAACGCCTGACTCTCCTGCTTGCGTAACGCCGCCAGACTGGCTTCCACCTGGTCGAGACCCAGCC comes from Burkholderia sp. GAS332 and encodes:
- a CDS encoding transcriptional regulator, LysR family; translated protein: MESLSGFLVFVQVAETRSFVTAGRLLGVSASAVGKRIARLEERLGVRLFHRSTRSITLTTDGVQFLERSRRILAEIEAAELEMSQSAGSPRGRLRVSLPLVGSLVLPVLADFMLAYPEIELDLDFSDRVVDVIDEGFDVVVRTGALADSRLAARQIGSFGVVLVGAPAYFTRRGIPQTPADLANHVCLHYRYPTSGKLEIWPLRCEAGERELTPPISMVCNNIETRACFAMRGLGIACMPDFSVRQALKDGLLCTVLDDYVERVIDISIVWPAGRSVPPRLRVFIDFMAARLLANDEPDAPQRLASVV
- a CDS encoding PAS domain S-box-containing protein/diguanylate cyclase (GGDEF) domain-containing protein, with product MTPFLSKRLLINLAVVAAAVGANAFVAYTQICGQRDADVRMLRSTNVRQNLDAYRTALDGGLAALGRFEASGEAAPVNEAAAMANSLAGLERNLRTALTGEPAMLDTLAKLSADSHALQHDIDDALLKSASAKPNESRAWAASAYTHLGLGLDQVEASLAALRKQESQALQASLAASASETQRAMFLLIVTMLAGSTLLIFTFGARESSAREKLRTVRALGRNDERFRNLFDDHPVPMYIFERETLRFLAVNAAAIQQYGYSESEFLDMTIRAIRPNAEISRLESHLQRSDVLQHGRTMAGVWHHRRKDGSTISADISYHALNFMGRAAFFVLADDVTDQINAEAEAQRSNQMLETVMDNIPQRIFWKDQESRYLGCNMAFARDAGLSYPEQVVGKSDSDMPWRAFAGLLNEHDKEVVTTGVPKMNFEVDLVIDGVHRTTVTSKLPFTDSDGRVLGVLGSYTDITERKRSDLALRLQSRALDASVNAILITAPSPTGNLIEYVNPAFMRITGYDPAEVIGHDCRVLQRDDRDQEGVALIRQSLAANREVSAVVRNYRKDGALFWNQLFIAPVPNAEGVITHHIGVINDVTDLIRYQEQLEYQANYDSLTRLPNRNLLRDRLQHALIVAQRHHKGVAVVFIDLDGFKNVNDSLGHSVGDRLLSVVAERLARCTRTSDTVARHGGDEFVIVMTDTVDEQSLIAWMERVRASISEPVWLDGTELYVGCSMGASLFPQDGEDAETLMKKADLAMYRAKDMGRNTFQFYQPEMNASAGARLNLERRLRRALRDNEFLLHYQPQVDIVSGQIVGTEALVRWHDPEVGLVLPSLFIPVAEESGLIGPLSEWVLREACRQNKAWQDEGLPPARVSVNLSARVFQQRDIAKLVMQVLAETGLEPQYLELELTESTIMRNAEEAVSMLNELHALGIGLAIDDFGTGYSSLSYLKRFPVDRLKIDRSFVSDIGVSGDDETITSAIIALAHSLKLQVIAEGVETSAQLDFLKERACDEMQGFYFAKPLSTDAISALLQGGVGREAVTV